The genome window CTGCGAGAGTTTCATCACGCACTGGGCGACTTATCAGTGCGCAGTTTGTTTCCGTAATTGCCCTGACTAGCGCTATCGATGTATCAAAAGAATCCGGGTCTCTCATATTGCTCGTAATCTTCTGCTGGATACTGGATAGGATGCTGGTTGCTCGATCGATCTGGGCGGATTTTGCTGATTTATTCTTTGATACCCTAAAGTTAAATGGGATTTTTCAGTGTGGtggcttgatatgtctcgcTGAGGCGTCATAGGCTTTAAGTATCCATCAATTCGTTGCTACCCGTAGCCTCGTATGAGTGTGAACAATAAATCATAATCCTGAAAAAGCTTTGTCCCTAATCATGGTAATTTGAAGCATTGTAAAACATTTCTTCCTCGATGTTATCCGTGGTAATAACCACGTCGTACAACCTCGCTGCTTGAAGCTGTGGGCAGGTCGAGATAATAATGCCCTTGAGATCCTTGTGGTGCATATGCAAGGTCTCGAGATTGGGAAAGTTTGAGGCGTCAAAGTCGCCTAGACCAGGCTCGGCCATCTTTCCGAGTTTGATAGATTTGATGGAGTCTCGGTGAGGTTTTAGGATATCTCCAACCAACTCAAGTCTCCAACGGAAGTCTCTTCTACTTTCAGATATGGATCCAGGGTCCCATCGCAGGGTGAAGTGCTTGAGGCCTTTCAACCATGTCATAAAGTTTCTCACCAAGTCGTGATGATCGGTCAAGTTagtgagagtgagactgGAAAGAGAGAACCCAGAACACGGATTGGAGTTGTGAAGCTGATTTCAGTCAGTCATCGTGTCGCTGCTTCGGTACGTATGGTTGTAAGTTAATAGGATACTTACCCTCCCGAGAGCATGGCTTCCATGTGAGTCCGAGGCTCTACACACACGCTGCCGAATCATCAAATGCTTGAGGTTCAAGCAGCCGCCGCCTAGAGCCAGTTGAATATCGAATGAAGTCAGAAGATAGCGATGGAATGATATGTCGTTCAAGATGTCGATGCACTCCAACCGTGGCATGCTCATTCTTGCACAGGACAGTACACGGAAAGTAATTTCACCAAGCTCAGGGACAAGTGTGCCATGCACACCCCCGGATATAACCAAGGTCCTAGTGTTAAAGAGCCAATTTGTACAATCCAGGATAATCGAAGCACAGGTCTTTGGCCAGGGAGTAGACAGTTGTTGATGCGGCTCCGCAAAGTCCAAGGTTTGATATATGGGGAGGCTTAGGGATTCCATAGCGCCGGCAAGTCGTAGGCTTTGCCTGTGGTGCAATATGAAGCGAGTGCAAAAGCGCCGAAGTTCTACGTTCTCTCGCAAAGTGCGATGGAGGCGTAGGACTCGTGTGGAAGGAGAAAGCTGAGGGTTGAAGTCGTCGTCGCGATATTCATCTGTGTAGATGCATATACAAGAATAAAGGACCTCGGTTGCAGTCGCATTGAGTCTGGAGCAGACCAAGGCCGAAGAAAGAAGGTCGCCGTAGTAAGGGAGCACTACTTGGTTCGGATAGTTGTTGGTCGGCTGTTGCTCAGAGGCTTTCTCCATGATCATGCGGAGCACTTCATTAGGGACTCCGAGGAGGGGGAAGTGATCGCGTCCCGGGGAGACATCCATCATCGTGAGGACATGAGGTCAGTGAAATGAATCTTGGTTGAATGAAGGAGAGAGAAgacgagagagagaagagattgAGTCCTCCGAGTGAGGTAGACCTGGAAACAGAGACTGGGGCAGCTGACTGAGGCTGATATTGGCTCCATTGGCGGCACCGGCAGACACTGGCAGGCAGGTGCTGAGAAAACAGAACAGTGACAGAGGTATGTTAATCCTAAGGACAAGGCTAAGGCAATGACTGCATTTGTTAAATATAGGTGAATGTAAAATATTAGGATtcctaacttataataatcttataatgTAAGTGATAAGATAGATACTGGTAGTTGAATAACATAACTACACCTGCGGGTCCAGATACTACCAAATCGATCGCTCTAGACCACTATTGTCACCTGGCCAAGGGATTTAAATAGTGGAGTGGTTTTCTTTGTGACTGCCCATCTCCACAAATTCGTGGAGAGTTTTTTTccattttctttctcttctcgacATTCTTTCTCCACTCGAGGACCCTGAACTTTCACTCTACATTCACCTCCTCTGGATTCACCACTAAGGCTCTCAATTACTGTCACCATGCCTATCTCAAAGAAGGATCGCGTAAGTTATTCACTGACCTCAACTACGAACGACAAATCATCTGACATTTCAAAGAGAAACAAGGAGCACAAGAGGGCCGACGCTGCCGGTACTCGCGCTCCTGTCAAGCCCAATGGTCTCCCCGTCAAGCCTCCCAAGCCCACCTCCATCGTATGAATCTCTCCTCTCACTAGATACATACAAGCTAACGATTTTCAGTGCCAAAACTGCCGCAAGGAGAttgtcaacaccaacaagctCCAGCTCGAGGTCCACGCGTCAACACACGACGCTAAGCTCTGGCCTAAGGAGAAGTGCTGGCCCAATGACTTCCAATAGACTACCAATCGGTCTTGGGTATTTGAGAGAGGAAACGAATGGTTTTGTTACAGAATGGCGCATGGGTTGAATTGAGGGGTTGCGCGGTTTTGAGTCGTGGTAATGATTCATGAAAGAAAGATAGACTGACAAAAAAAAAGATGAATGAACAATCCTGGCGTTTCTTTGATATTTGATATTTAAACACTGCCTGATCTCGTGCTACTCCAAGTTGCTATCTCAGACAAACTTAGTTTgtccatctcaagatctaCTTCAAAAACACCAGGTGCACCTTCAGCAGCTTCATTCGGTCCTTTGCCTGGAAACCTCTCCCGTTTCAGATATAGACCGCCGTCCTTCGTCGTCATGTAAAAGGTCAACTCTCTCCCCGCCGAACCATCCGATCCTGATTTAGCTGGCCCGATGACAAAGTGTTTGACTCTCATTATATCAGGCGGTAACACGCCATACTGGGTCACAAATCTATCGACATCTTTTCCCGATATTCCATGCTCGAGATCAACTATTCGCTGAGCAACGACCTGGAGCGTATGACTATTCCAGAGACTTTCTTGCGCAGCACAAAGAACGCCCATTAACCGGAGCGCCTCAATACGGGTTTCCAAAACGCGGCATTTGATAGCAGCGAAGAAGAGATATGGTGCGAAACCCATCTCGAAATGAAATTCAGATGGGCTTGACCTCGCCCTTATTCCAGCTAGCTCTCGAGCACCCTCAACCATGCGTGTGAAGTTGGGGATGAAGGCATCATAATCCGTCTCATCGGTGACGAACTGCACGCGAGACAACACCATGCAGACCTCATATACATGGAAGAGCCATATCCGCGACGTCAACGATGTATGTGTCAGGCCTTGGGGCGTTTCATCTTCGAATTTATCGAACGAGGATTTCCACTGCTCCAACAAGTCATGGATTTCATATTGTTCGAGAAGGACATCTGGTGTAGCTGGCTCGTTTCTCATATCGCCGAGACGGTAATCGGCTGTCCGTCGGAAATGTTGTATAGTCATGTTGTATATAGCATCGATGGACGTTTGAGCTTGAAAATGCGATGAGAAGGATTCGGGTATCGTTGGAGATTCAGAGCAGCTCATCGGCTGTGAGTCGCCAAAGTAAAAGGGCAAGATACTCATCCGCCGAAATATCGGCAATAGATAATGCAGCACCCATTTCGACGGATTCGAGGTATTGATTAGATTCATTCCATGGTGGCAGTGTCTGATAGCCACGTCTCCATTAGACTGTAAAACCTCGATGCACACAAACATGAGGCAAGTCAGTAACGCCAATATTATATCTGGCTTATGCGGAGTTTGGAGTTCCCGAATCGCCGCATTATAATGCTTCAACGCAAAGACACTGCGCTGGGTCGCAACAGCAGAAGAATTGTCTTTTGAATGCAGGTTCTCAAATAGAGAACTGATCGTCATGATGGAGTGTCTGACAGCTGGTTCATGGTCGCAGAATTGTAAGACAACATTGGTCCAGAAGTATGGGTCGATAGGCCCTGATAACGAAGGAGCCGCAACCCTGTAGAAGAACTCGATAGCTCGTGAGTCGGCCCTCACATTGTCTCCCAGGACGTGATTCTGGGGACGGTACAGCGTAAGATGAGAGTATGAGGCCTGGCCATATCCCAGGCCTTGACATTTGCGACCCGCACTAATGCATCGCTGACACGTTGGTTTGCCTTCATCGCATTTGATCTTACGCGCCCTAAAGAGAAACCATTAGATCACGGATTCTGTACCTTAATTCAATTGTGTTACCTACTTGCATATCAAGCAGCCACTTCTGGTCTTGTGGTTCCTCTTACGGAGCATTTGCATAAATGTTGCAGGTGAAATGAAGTTGAGAACTGTTTGTTGGTTCAAACTACCGACATCATCACAATCGCATTAGATAAGATAAGCGATAAGCGAACCTATCTATGCGGGGCCTGACGAGCCAATTGGCGGTCGCCAAGCCGTAGGGCTGGTGAGGATGCTACCTCGCAAAGCATGaaaccaacaacaaacagcGACGATCCGAATATTTATGAGACTGTGACTGACAAAAAGTGATGAGAAAAGAGgcaaaaaacatacaacagtgAGGATTCCccggtcgtcaccgacccgaGTACTAATTCACCGCTCCTCGGCTTGACGATGGGAGAgcagacgggatcccgtattcTCCGAAGGCTGTGGTCGTATGTGAAGGTTTGGGGACGACAGAAGCACTATCAAGGACAATTCTGATATTGTTTGTATTGTAGATCGATTAGATCATTAGATGGGAGAATGCTATCTCTGTGGTGGCTTGAAGTTCGTCGTGCGGAAATCTCCGTGATCTTGAGTTAAGACCAATGCTCTGCGTGGATGAGGCTCTTGTGGCGCTTCGAACCGTTGAAAGTCAATCATTGCATCATGAGAAATAGTCGGTATGGTAGAGTTAATTTGAGCCTCGCATGGTGATATCGTCTTTCAAAATCTTCAAACCAGCTCGAAGTCAGCCATTCATGAAAAGCGTCAGCGCTGTTACCTGGATCAACTCAGCCTCAAGCATCAAGCCAGGTACTTGAGTCTGCATTCGAAATCCTTCCGGGGGAAATAAAATCAAAAGaatctcttctctcctcatCCACAGTCCATCACATTATCGTCGCACCGCAGTAGTCTGACTCACCGTCACCCGATGTTTATTCTTGGAGACGCCACTAGCAAGATGATAACAGGGATCTCATCCATCcgtcccatcccatcccaatCCATTCGCCCTCTTCCCCGCCCCAAGCTTATCAAGTCACTTGACatcccctcccctcccctcccctcccctcccctcgCACCACCAATTTCTGCTACGTTGCAGATCGTGTTTCCTCTGTTGCTGCAATGCTACCCAATCACTTCGACATCGTATATGCTTGTAAGACCTCAGCACCTTCCTTCGCGCCAAGATCGACGAGATGCTCATTGTTCCTCCCTCGTATTTTGGGGTCTGAGTCTGTGTAGGCCAGtagttaaatagtaataaggtacTGAAACCTTGGAGTGCATAATATTGACTACAATCTTTTTCATCTCGTATCTTACGTCCACAGCCTCAAAATGCATTCCTTTGTCTTCCTAGCTATCGTCAGCCTCGCTGCAGCTCACGTTCCTTCTGTCAGCGTTCCATCGTGTCCTAGATCAAGCAGAATCGCATTCTCAAAGTCCGTACCCGATCAGGATCCCTTTCCTCGTACGCAGATCGACCTTTGCTACACCTCCACTGCCCTGTCCCTGACCTTCACGGCCCTTGACGAAAAGAGCTTCTACTTCAACTCTTCGCAGGGCACAAACGACGATATTTGGGCGTACGAAGTCGTCGAGGCATTCATCTACAAGGGGACTAAGGATCCGCAAACATATCTCGAGTATGAAATCAATCCCAACAACGTAACATACCAAGCCTTTGTCTACAACCCAACCAAAGACCGTGAAGAGGGAGCTCCATTCGATCACTTCTTCATCGCGGATCCGGAGGCTGATGGCTTTGAGGCAACGACAAAATTGAACAGACGTGCGGGAACGTGGGTTAGTAAGGTCAAGATTCCACTGGGTTTGTTTAATGTCGATCCGGGATGTGCAAAGGGGACTAAGTGGAGGATGAATTTCTTCAGGACTGTTACGAATCCGAAGATCTTTCCTGATCAGGAGCTTGGGGGCTGGAGTTCACCCGACAAGGCCAGCTTTCATATTACCAAGTTCTTTGGGCATGTTGATTTTGTTTGAAGCTGGATAGGGCTATAGGCTAGCAACAAGGTTGAACTCAAAATGAAATTCAATTCCTATTTGACCTCGAACTGGTTTGA of Fusarium musae strain F31 chromosome 5, whole genome shotgun sequence contains these proteins:
- a CDS encoding hypothetical protein (EggNog:ENOG41); translation: MLSGGLTLTNLTDHHDLVRNFMTWLKGLKHFTLRWDPGSISESRRDFRWRLELVGDILKPHRDSIKSIKLGKMAEPGLGDFDASNFPNLETLHMHHKDLKGIIISTCPQLQAARLYDVVITTDNIEEEMFYNASNYHD
- a CDS encoding hypothetical protein (EggNog:ENOG41), producing MHSFVFLAIVSLAAAHVPSVSVPSCPRSSRIAFSKSVPDQDPFPRTQIDLCYTSTALSLTFTALDEKSFYFNSSQGTNDDIWAYEVVEAFIYKGTKDPQTYLEYEINPNNVTYQAFVYNPTKDREEGAPFDHFFIADPEADGFEATTKLNRRAGTWVSKVKIPLGLFNVDPGCAKGTKWRMNFFRTVTNPKIFPDQELGGWSSPDKASFHITKFFGHVDFV
- a CDS encoding hypothetical protein (EggNog:ENOG41), which encodes MPISKKDRRNKEHKRADAAGTRAPVKPNGLPVKPPKPTSICQNCRKEIVNTNKLQLEVHASTHDAKLWPKEKCWPNDFQ